One window from the genome of Halostella litorea encodes:
- a CDS encoding GNAT family N-acetyltransferase — MYVRDAKNREEVWLLDHLEAMGLDETAFRSRDYVIALDEGSGTKAGFGRIRIHKTEGDDVCELTSIGVLDGWRGQGVGAHVVERLVEHARDEGFSFVYALVDEPSYLAQFGFERIGEDELPNGLRDRLEKKREATAPDAVPMVLSVSEFVMPDRLRQRFKDAALDGSEEPEESPEDFGIDPESASYKYDTGG; from the coding sequence ATGTACGTCCGGGACGCGAAAAACAGGGAGGAAGTCTGGCTGCTCGACCACCTCGAAGCGATGGGGCTGGACGAGACGGCGTTTCGGTCCCGCGACTACGTGATCGCCCTGGACGAGGGGAGCGGTACGAAGGCCGGCTTCGGCCGGATCCGGATCCACAAGACCGAGGGCGACGACGTCTGCGAACTCACCAGCATCGGCGTCCTCGACGGCTGGCGGGGCCAGGGGGTCGGCGCCCACGTCGTCGAGCGCCTCGTCGAACACGCCCGCGACGAGGGCTTTTCGTTCGTGTACGCGCTGGTCGACGAGCCGTCCTACCTCGCGCAGTTCGGCTTCGAGCGCATCGGCGAGGACGAACTCCCGAACGGGCTCCGCGACCGCCTGGAGAAAAAGCGCGAGGCGACCGCGCCCGATGCGGTCCCCATGGTGCTTTCCGTCTCCGAGTTCGTGATGCCCGACCGCCTCCGGCAGCGGTTCAAGGACGCGGCCCTCGACGGGAGCGAGGAACCCGAGGAGTCGCCGGAGGACTTCGGCATCGATCCCGAGAGCGCCTCATACAAGTACGACACCGGCGGCTGA
- a CDS encoding luciferase domain-containing protein: MVSDREAVANAVDDLVDEAGGWRHVQVGEHRFGGTEFRVGPREIGHVHAWGMVDIAYLRKLRDVLVDAGHTGPHHLLPESGWTTYYVESPDDYDHARWLLRLSYLYHVNALKRTPAGAEEFADVDVAADLDELDPDGAVRDAFERR; this comes from the coding sequence ATGGTATCCGATCGCGAGGCCGTGGCGAACGCCGTCGACGACCTGGTCGACGAAGCGGGGGGCTGGCGGCACGTCCAGGTCGGCGAGCACCGCTTCGGCGGCACGGAGTTCCGGGTCGGGCCACGCGAGATAGGCCACGTCCACGCCTGGGGGATGGTCGACATCGCGTACCTCCGGAAGCTCCGCGACGTCCTGGTCGACGCGGGCCACACCGGCCCCCACCACCTGCTGCCGGAGTCGGGCTGGACGACGTACTACGTCGAGTCCCCGGACGACTACGACCACGCGCGGTGGCTCCTCCGGCTGTCGTACCTCTACCACGTCAACGCGTTGAAGCGGACGCCCGCGGGTGCCGAGGAGTTCGCCGACGTGGACGTCGCAGCCGACCTCGACGAACTGGACCCGGACGGGGCGGTCCGGGACGCGTTCGAACGCCGCTGA
- a CDS encoding acyl-CoA mutase large subunit family protein: MFDPDDLESIREAKAEWEDEDVEPTVERFGERKAEFTTDTGGRTVDRLYTPDDVADMDYDDDLGFPGREPYTRGVYSTGYRGRLWTMRQYAGFGTPEETNERFNYLLDEGQTGLSMAFDLPTQMGYDSDDAMAAGEVGKSGVAIDTLADMETVFDGIPLDEVSTSMTINAPASVLLAMYIAVGDDQGVDREELRGTIQNDLLKEYVARNTYIYPPEPSMRIITDIFEYCAAETPKFNTISISGYHIREAGATAAQELAFTIGNGIEYVEAALDAGLDVDDFAPQLSFFFNAHNNIFEEVAKFRAARRMWAEIMEERFDAENPKSKQLKFHTQTAGSTLTAQQIENNVVRVAYQALAAVLGGTQSLHTNGKDEALALPTEESVRTALRTQQILAHESGAADTIDPLAGSYYVESLTDELESEAFDILDTVDGKGGMLRAVEEQWVQRQIQDTAFDRQQEIEEGDRVIVGVNEFETDEEPEMDIQEVTEEDERRQIDRLESVKEDRDDEAVEAALAALREAAEGDENVMPYIVDAVKAYATVGEVCDVLRDTFGEYHPGSALG; this comes from the coding sequence ATGTTCGACCCGGACGACCTCGAATCGATCCGCGAGGCGAAAGCCGAGTGGGAGGACGAGGACGTGGAGCCGACCGTCGAGCGGTTCGGGGAGCGCAAGGCGGAGTTCACGACCGACACCGGCGGCCGGACGGTCGACCGGCTGTACACGCCCGACGACGTGGCCGACATGGACTACGACGACGACCTCGGGTTCCCCGGCCGGGAGCCGTACACCCGCGGCGTCTACTCGACGGGCTACCGCGGCCGCCTGTGGACGATGCGCCAGTACGCCGGCTTCGGCACGCCCGAGGAGACCAACGAGCGGTTCAACTACCTGCTCGACGAGGGCCAGACCGGCCTCTCGATGGCGTTCGACCTGCCGACGCAGATGGGGTACGACTCCGACGACGCGATGGCCGCCGGCGAGGTGGGCAAGTCCGGCGTCGCCATCGACACGCTGGCCGACATGGAGACGGTGTTCGACGGCATCCCGCTGGACGAGGTGTCGACGTCGATGACGATCAACGCGCCGGCGTCGGTGCTGCTCGCGATGTACATCGCCGTCGGCGACGACCAGGGCGTCGACCGCGAGGAGCTCCGGGGCACCATCCAGAACGACCTGCTGAAGGAGTACGTCGCGCGCAACACGTACATCTACCCGCCGGAGCCCTCGATGCGGATCATCACGGACATCTTCGAGTACTGCGCCGCGGAGACGCCGAAGTTCAACACCATCTCCATCTCCGGCTACCACATCCGCGAGGCGGGCGCGACCGCCGCCCAGGAGCTCGCTTTCACCATCGGCAACGGCATCGAGTACGTCGAGGCGGCGCTCGACGCCGGGCTGGACGTCGACGACTTCGCCCCCCAGCTGTCCTTTTTCTTCAACGCCCACAACAACATCTTCGAGGAGGTCGCGAAGTTCCGCGCCGCCCGGCGGATGTGGGCCGAGATCATGGAGGAGCGGTTCGACGCCGAGAACCCCAAGTCGAAACAGCTCAAGTTCCACACCCAGACCGCCGGGTCGACGCTCACCGCCCAGCAGATAGAGAACAACGTCGTCCGCGTCGCCTACCAGGCGCTTGCCGCCGTGCTCGGCGGCACCCAGAGCCTCCACACGAACGGGAAAGACGAGGCGCTGGCGCTCCCGACCGAGGAGAGCGTCCGCACCGCCCTGCGCACCCAGCAGATCCTCGCCCACGAGTCCGGCGCGGCCGACACCATCGACCCGCTGGCCGGGAGCTACTACGTCGAGAGCCTCACCGACGAACTCGAATCCGAGGCGTTCGACATCCTCGACACCGTCGACGGGAAAGGCGGCATGCTCCGCGCGGTCGAGGAGCAGTGGGTCCAGCGCCAGATCCAGGACACCGCCTTCGACCGCCAGCAGGAGATAGAGGAGGGCGACCGGGTCATCGTCGGCGTCAACGAGTTCGAGACCGACGAGGAGCCGGAGATGGACATCCAGGAGGTGACCGAGGAGGACGAGCGCCGCCAGATCGACCGGCTGGAGTCGGTCAAGGAGGACCGCGACGACGAGGCCGTCGAGGCCGCCCTCGCCGCGCTCCGCGAGGCCGCCGAGGGCGACGAGAACGTGATGCCGTACATCGTCGACGCCGTCAAGGCGTACGCGACGGTCGGCGAGGTCTGTGACGTGCTCCGGGACACGTTCGGCGAGTACCACCCCGGGAGCGCGCTGGGCTGA
- the mce gene encoding methylmalonyl-CoA epimerase: MQFDHAGIATDDADALADLYADLFDAPVAHEEHLDDLRVVFLDLGDGYFELLEPTDEGTVARYLDRNGPGIHHLALATDDVAAALDAARDHGVELIDEEPRPGAWGHDVAFLHPKSTGGVLVEYVEH; encoded by the coding sequence ATGCAGTTCGACCACGCCGGGATCGCCACCGACGACGCCGACGCGCTCGCCGACCTGTACGCCGACCTGTTCGACGCGCCGGTCGCACACGAGGAGCACCTCGACGACCTGCGGGTCGTCTTCTTGGACCTCGGTGACGGCTACTTCGAACTCCTCGAACCGACCGACGAGGGGACCGTCGCGCGCTACCTCGACCGAAACGGGCCGGGCATCCACCACCTCGCGCTGGCGACCGACGACGTCGCGGCCGCGCTGGACGCCGCGCGCGACCACGGCGTCGAACTGATCGACGAGGAGCCCCGTCCGGGCGCGTGGGGCCACGATGTCGCGTTCCTGCACCCGAAGTCGACGGGCGGGGTGCTGGTCGAGTACGTGGAGCACTGA
- a CDS encoding NUDIX domain-containing protein has protein sequence MSLTEETRRAVNERVSRLREEYGEFSVSGDTVELPREEFDAAREQARRSQAGSASACVLDGDRLLLVRTRESGELWGVPGTTTDGDESLEAAAVRAVREAVDVRCAVSGLHRVRRRRVVPVDGDDRAIHSLWTLFDARHESGSPRACGDAVTDVAWWESPPDAVHASVQFRVDSWANAAGPATR, from the coding sequence ATGTCCTTGACCGAGGAGACGCGGCGGGCAGTCAACGAGCGCGTCTCCAGGCTTCGGGAGGAGTACGGGGAGTTCAGCGTGTCCGGCGACACCGTCGAACTCCCCCGCGAGGAGTTCGACGCCGCCCGGGAGCAGGCCCGCCGGAGCCAGGCCGGGAGCGCGAGCGCCTGCGTCCTCGACGGCGACCGGTTGCTGCTCGTCCGGACCCGCGAAAGCGGCGAGCTGTGGGGCGTCCCCGGCACCACGACCGACGGGGACGAATCCCTGGAGGCGGCGGCCGTTCGGGCCGTCAGGGAGGCGGTCGACGTCCGCTGTGCGGTCAGCGGCCTCCACCGGGTGCGTCGACGGCGGGTCGTGCCCGTTGACGGCGACGACCGCGCGATACACAGCCTCTGGACGCTGTTCGACGCCCGCCACGAGTCAGGGTCACCGCGGGCCTGCGGGGACGCGGTCACCGACGTGGCGTGGTGGGAATCGCCGCCCGACGCGGTCCACGCGAGCGTCCAGTTCCGGGTCGACTCGTGGGCGAACGCCGCGGGTCCGGCGACGCGGTAA
- a CDS encoding ferredoxin--NADP reductase, which produces MDATQVSVRDVRSVGADTIALQFETPAGFDAAPGQFVLLRATVDGEEVSRHYTLSSPDVNDTFEITVGVDPDGDLSPWLADLSPGDEVTVEGPFGTVVYDDTDVVLLAGGPGVGPAVGMAERALADGYDAAVVYRDDAPAHEERLAALSAGGATVVLTSDSLDAGVAEALGRGQVYVFGFSEFVDDALAAVEAAGGDPDDVKVENFG; this is translated from the coding sequence ATGGACGCAACTCAGGTGTCGGTCCGCGACGTTCGCTCCGTCGGTGCCGACACGATCGCCTTGCAGTTCGAGACGCCGGCCGGGTTCGACGCCGCGCCCGGACAGTTCGTGCTCCTGCGCGCCACGGTCGACGGCGAGGAGGTCTCCCGCCACTACACGCTCTCCTCGCCCGACGTGAACGACACCTTCGAGATAACCGTCGGCGTCGACCCCGACGGCGACCTCAGCCCCTGGCTGGCGGACCTGTCGCCCGGCGACGAGGTGACCGTCGAGGGGCCGTTCGGCACCGTGGTGTATGACGACACCGACGTGGTGCTGCTCGCCGGCGGGCCCGGCGTCGGCCCCGCGGTCGGGATGGCCGAGCGCGCGCTGGCCGACGGGTACGACGCCGCCGTAGTGTACCGTGACGATGCGCCCGCACACGAGGAGCGCCTCGCGGCGCTGTCCGCGGGCGGCGCGACCGTCGTCCTGACGTCCGACAGCCTCGACGCGGGCGTCGCCGAAGCGCTCGGCCGCGGGCAGGTGTACGTGTTCGGGTTCAGCGAGTTCGTCGACGACGCGCTCGCGGCCGTCGAGGCCGCCGGCGGCGACCCGGACGACGTCAAGGTCGAGAACTTCGGCTGA
- a CDS encoding 2-oxoacid:acceptor oxidoreductase subunit alpha gives MAEDLNWAIGGEAGDGIDSTGKIFAQALSRAGRHVFTSKDFASRIRGGYTAYKIRTSTDRVRSVVDRLDILVALTQRTIDENVDELHDGSVVIYDGERSWDAEIPEGVVGVDVPLKSLAEDAGGAIMRNVVALGAACEIASFSIENLDEALAKRFSSKGEKLVENNKQAARLGQEYVQEHYAEDLPEYSLAETDEDYVLLNGDEAIGMGAIAAGCRFYSGYPITPATDVMEYLTGRIDRYGGHVVQAEDELSAINMALGAARSGARAMTATSGPGIDLMTETFGLVATSETPLVICDVMRSGPSTGMPTKQEQGDLNMALYGGHGEVPRFVLAPTTISECFHKTIEAFNLAEKYQVPVYLVSDLAMAVTERTFRPEEFDMDEVEVERGNVVDEDDIDQYLDEQDRFQPHYDAADGISPRAFPGTEGGAHMSTGLEHNELGRRTEDTDERIKQVDKRNRKVETAQREEEWDYREYGDADADALVISWGSNEGAMVEALDYLDDEGIDVRFISVPYIFPRPDLTEAVEAAEQVIVVECNEQGQFADLLEHDTLTRLKRVNKYNGVRFKADELADDIKAKLEAEVTA, from the coding sequence ATGGCCGAGGACCTGAACTGGGCGATCGGTGGGGAGGCCGGAGACGGGATCGACTCCACCGGCAAGATCTTCGCGCAGGCGCTCTCACGAGCGGGACGCCACGTGTTCACATCGAAGGACTTCGCGTCCCGGATCCGCGGGGGGTACACCGCGTACAAGATCCGCACGTCGACCGACCGCGTCCGGAGCGTCGTCGACCGACTGGACATCCTGGTGGCGCTGACCCAGCGCACCATCGACGAGAACGTCGACGAACTCCACGACGGCAGCGTCGTCATCTACGACGGCGAGCGCTCCTGGGACGCCGAGATCCCGGAGGGCGTCGTCGGCGTGGACGTGCCGCTGAAGTCCCTGGCCGAGGACGCCGGGGGCGCCATCATGCGCAACGTCGTCGCGCTGGGCGCGGCCTGCGAGATCGCCTCCTTCTCGATCGAGAACCTGGACGAGGCGCTGGCGAAGCGCTTCTCCAGCAAGGGCGAGAAGCTGGTCGAGAACAACAAGCAGGCTGCGCGGCTGGGCCAGGAGTACGTCCAGGAGCACTACGCCGAGGACCTCCCGGAGTACAGCCTGGCGGAGACCGACGAGGACTACGTCCTGCTGAACGGCGACGAGGCGATCGGCATGGGCGCTATCGCGGCCGGCTGTCGCTTCTACTCCGGGTACCCGATCACCCCGGCGACGGACGTGATGGAGTACCTCACCGGCCGGATCGACCGGTACGGCGGCCACGTCGTCCAGGCCGAGGACGAGCTCTCGGCGATCAACATGGCGCTCGGCGCTGCGCGCTCCGGCGCACGCGCGATGACGGCCACTTCGGGGCCGGGCATCGACCTGATGACCGAGACGTTCGGGCTGGTCGCGACCAGCGAGACGCCGCTGGTCATCTGTGACGTGATGCGCTCGGGCCCCTCGACGGGGATGCCGACCAAGCAGGAGCAGGGCGACCTCAACATGGCCCTGTACGGCGGCCACGGCGAGGTGCCGCGGTTCGTCCTCGCGCCGACGACCATCTCGGAGTGTTTCCACAAGACGATCGAGGCGTTCAACCTCGCCGAGAAGTACCAGGTGCCGGTGTACCTGGTCTCGGACCTCGCGATGGCCGTGACCGAGCGGACGTTCCGGCCCGAGGAGTTCGACATGGACGAGGTCGAGGTCGAGCGGGGCAACGTCGTCGACGAGGACGACATCGACCAGTACCTCGACGAGCAGGACCGCTTCCAGCCCCACTACGACGCGGCCGACGGCATCAGCCCCCGTGCGTTCCCGGGCACCGAGGGCGGCGCGCACATGTCCACCGGCCTCGAACACAACGAACTGGGCCGCCGGACGGAGGACACCGACGAGCGCATCAAGCAGGTCGACAAGCGCAACCGCAAGGTCGAGACCGCACAGCGCGAGGAGGAGTGGGACTACCGCGAGTACGGCGACGCCGACGCGGACGCGCTCGTCATCTCGTGGGGGTCGAACGAGGGCGCGATGGTCGAGGCGCTCGACTACCTCGACGACGAGGGCATCGACGTGCGCTTCATCTCGGTGCCGTACATCTTCCCGCGGCCGGACCTCACCGAGGCGGTCGAGGCGGCCGAGCAGGTCATCGTCGTGGAGTGTAACGAGCAGGGGCAGTTCGCCGACCTGCTGGAGCACGACACCCTTACCCGGCTGAAGCGCGTGAACAAGTACAACGGCGTGCGGTTCAAGGCCGACGAACTGGCCGACGACATCAAGGCGAAACTCGAAGCGGAGGTCACAGCATGA
- a CDS encoding 2-oxoacid:ferredoxin oxidoreductase subunit beta, translating into MSSDVRFTDFKSDKQPTWCPGCGDFGTMNGMMKALAETGNDPDNTFVCAGIGCSGKIGTYMHSYALHGVHGRALPVGTGVKLANPDLEVMVAGGDGDGYSIGAGHFIHAVRRNVDMTYVVMDNRIYGLTKGQASPTSREDFETSTTPEGPKQPPVNPLALALAAGGTFIAQSFSSDAQRHTEIVKRAVEHDGFGFVNVYSPCVTFNDVDTYDYFRDSIVDLDDEDHDPSDRDAAKKKILDADKEYQGVIYEDENSVPYSDLHGLDSNMSEIPDGAPEDAMDLVREFY; encoded by the coding sequence ATGAGCTCGGACGTTAGATTCACCGACTTCAAATCGGACAAGCAGCCGACGTGGTGCCCCGGGTGTGGGGACTTCGGCACGATGAACGGGATGATGAAAGCGCTCGCCGAGACCGGCAACGACCCGGACAACACGTTCGTCTGTGCCGGGATCGGCTGTTCCGGCAAGATCGGGACGTACATGCACTCGTACGCCCTCCACGGCGTCCACGGGCGCGCGCTCCCGGTCGGCACCGGCGTCAAACTCGCCAACCCCGACCTCGAAGTGATGGTCGCGGGCGGCGACGGCGACGGCTACTCCATCGGCGCGGGTCACTTCATCCACGCCGTCCGGCGGAACGTCGACATGACGTACGTCGTCATGGACAACCGGATCTACGGCCTGACGAAGGGTCAGGCGTCGCCGACCAGCCGCGAGGACTTCGAGACGAGCACCACGCCCGAGGGGCCGAAACAGCCCCCGGTCAACCCGCTCGCGCTCGCGCTGGCGGCCGGCGGCACGTTCATCGCCCAGTCGTTCTCGTCGGACGCCCAGCGCCACACCGAGATCGTCAAGCGGGCCGTCGAACACGACGGGTTCGGCTTCGTCAATGTGTACAGCCCGTGCGTGACGTTCAACGACGTCGACACGTACGACTACTTCCGCGACTCCATCGTCGACCTGGACGACGAGGACCACGACCCGTCGGACCGCGACGCGGCCAAGAAGAAGATCCTCGACGCGGACAAGGAGTACCAGGGCGTCATCTACGAGGACGAGAACTCCGTCCCCTACAGCGACCTCCACGGCCTCGACTCGAACATGTCGGAGATCCCCGACGGCGCGCCCGAGGACGCGATGGACCTGGTTCGCGAGTTCTACTGA
- a CDS encoding DUF6517 family protein, with protein MNGIARDLSTRRLIATVAVALLLATSGCIGFILGNAPAEFTAANATAGEDALAETGYGLNESRTVVENRTLDELGNRTVRVEGHANLYTKSDEFLDRQQQVGMFAAVSVPQVEVAGRSFNPISDQSNAELVDRFQSEISAEYRDVDLTATGSKSVDGVLGKRANVTRFTGTSEFQGREVEVAIYVTKVKHDGDWVVLMGAHPTQRPEEEFNVEALMQSVEHESE; from the coding sequence ATGAATGGTATCGCGAGGGACCTGTCGACCCGGAGACTGATAGCGACGGTCGCCGTCGCGCTGTTGCTGGCGACGAGCGGTTGTATCGGGTTCATCCTCGGAAACGCGCCGGCCGAGTTCACCGCCGCGAACGCGACGGCGGGCGAGGACGCGCTGGCCGAAACCGGCTACGGGCTGAACGAATCGCGGACCGTCGTCGAGAACCGGACCCTCGACGAACTGGGCAACCGCACCGTCCGTGTCGAGGGGCACGCGAACCTCTACACGAAAAGCGACGAGTTCCTCGACAGACAACAGCAGGTGGGGATGTTCGCCGCCGTGTCCGTCCCCCAGGTCGAGGTCGCCGGCCGCTCGTTCAACCCGATCAGCGACCAGTCCAACGCGGAACTGGTCGACCGGTTCCAGTCGGAGATATCCGCGGAGTACCGCGACGTCGACCTCACCGCGACCGGATCGAAGTCCGTCGACGGCGTCCTCGGGAAACGGGCCAACGTGACCCGCTTTACCGGCACGTCCGAGTTCCAGGGCCGGGAGGTCGAGGTCGCCATCTACGTCACGAAAGTCAAACACGACGGGGACTGGGTCGTGCTGATGGGCGCACACCCCACCCAGCGCCCCGAGGAGGAGTTCAACGTCGAGGCGCTGATGCAGTCCGTGGAACACGAAAGCGAGTAG
- a CDS encoding digeranylgeranylglycerophospholipid reductase translates to MSERYDVVVAGAGPAGAQCARDLAQRDYDVLVLEAEPEDGFPRQSNKSTAGTFASMTGAFGIPDDVVMNYTDNVVLESPNDHFVQTQPGAVLEFADFKQWLVAAGREHGAEYRFDARVNNPITEDGNVVGVKYAGDEEVYADIVIDATGPAAPLAKKLGVTGLERQHQAVGIEWEMEGVDVDHRHYADLSDAMMLRLDHELAPGGYSWIFHTGGDTAKVGLCYIQNERYQRYGDTSRSIDDHLEHWLDSDPRFADAQRIADKQQHRGSAHIQMPASLSTDNFMAIGDTVPTLDPLWGEGIHKCMESARAAAITADRCLMGGETDTSADAMSVYDDLWHGRVAPDMRRRLTMTQLLYLAPNERYDRLMADLNAMDVETLSEANEGGVRAISKLIHLSDLPLLARFGKQRLAER, encoded by the coding sequence ATGTCTGAGCGCTACGACGTCGTCGTCGCCGGCGCCGGCCCGGCAGGGGCACAGTGTGCCAGGGACCTCGCCCAGCGGGACTACGACGTGCTGGTACTGGAGGCCGAACCCGAGGACGGGTTCCCGCGCCAGTCCAACAAGTCCACGGCGGGGACGTTCGCGTCGATGACCGGCGCGTTCGGGATTCCGGACGACGTGGTGATGAACTACACCGACAACGTCGTCCTCGAGTCCCCGAACGACCACTTCGTGCAGACCCAGCCCGGTGCAGTCCTGGAGTTCGCGGACTTCAAGCAGTGGCTGGTCGCGGCGGGCCGCGAGCACGGCGCGGAGTACCGGTTCGACGCGCGGGTGAACAACCCCATCACGGAGGACGGGAACGTCGTGGGCGTCAAGTACGCCGGCGACGAGGAGGTGTACGCCGACATCGTGATCGACGCCACCGGCCCCGCGGCACCGCTCGCGAAGAAACTGGGCGTCACCGGCCTCGAACGCCAGCACCAGGCGGTCGGCATCGAGTGGGAGATGGAGGGCGTCGACGTCGACCACCGGCACTACGCGGACCTCTCGGACGCGATGATGCTGCGCCTGGACCACGAACTCGCGCCCGGCGGCTACTCGTGGATCTTCCACACGGGCGGGGACACCGCGAAGGTCGGCCTCTGTTACATCCAGAACGAGCGGTACCAGCGGTACGGGGACACCTCCCGGAGCATCGACGACCACCTCGAACACTGGCTCGACTCCGACCCGCGGTTCGCGGACGCCCAGCGCATCGCGGACAAACAGCAGCACCGCGGCTCCGCGCACATCCAGATGCCCGCGAGCCTCAGCACGGACAACTTCATGGCCATCGGCGACACGGTACCGACCCTCGACCCGCTGTGGGGGGAGGGCATCCACAAGTGCATGGAGTCGGCCCGCGCGGCCGCCATCACCGCCGACCGGTGCCTGATGGGCGGCGAGACGGACACCTCCGCGGACGCGATGTCGGTGTACGACGACCTCTGGCACGGCCGCGTCGCGCCGGACATGCGCCGCCGGCTGACGATGACCCAGCTGCTCTACCTCGCGCCGAACGAGCGCTACGACCGCCTGATGGCCGACCTGAACGCGATGGACGTCGAGACGCTCAGCGAGGCCAACGAGGGCGGCGTCCGCGCCATCTCGAAGCTCATCCACCTCTCGGACCTGCCGCTGCTCGCGCGGTTCGGGAAACAGCGCCTCGCCGAGCGGTAG
- a CDS encoding aldo/keto reductase, giving the protein MTQQQLSPESVPRADGMPMLGLGTWQNTDADQCADSVRTALEAGYRHVDTAQAYDNEVSVGKGLAAADVDRDDVFLATKIWTSNLAYDDVLHTARESLNRLGVESVDLLYVHWPAEEYDAEDTLAAFAELYDDGLIDNVGVSNFTPDQLREAVDVCDAPVFANQVEMHPLLPQDELREAADDLGVNLVAYSPLARGEVFDVPEIEEVAEKHDASPAQVSLAWLREKGVTAIPKATSEAHIRDNWGSLALDLDAEDVETIDGIDERQRQVDPGFAPW; this is encoded by the coding sequence ATGACTCAGCAGCAGCTATCACCCGAGAGCGTACCCCGAGCCGACGGCATGCCGATGCTCGGCCTCGGAACGTGGCAGAACACGGACGCCGACCAGTGTGCCGACAGCGTCCGGACGGCGCTGGAGGCGGGGTACCGACACGTCGACACCGCACAGGCCTACGACAACGAGGTGTCTGTCGGCAAGGGCCTGGCCGCGGCCGACGTCGACCGCGACGACGTGTTCCTCGCGACGAAGATCTGGACGAGCAACCTCGCGTACGACGACGTGCTCCACACCGCACGCGAGAGCCTGAACCGGCTCGGCGTCGAGTCGGTGGACCTGCTGTACGTCCACTGGCCGGCCGAGGAGTACGACGCCGAGGACACGCTGGCCGCGTTCGCGGAGCTGTACGACGACGGCCTGATCGACAACGTCGGCGTGAGCAACTTCACGCCCGACCAACTCCGGGAGGCCGTCGACGTCTGCGACGCGCCGGTGTTTGCCAACCAGGTCGAGATGCACCCGCTGCTCCCGCAGGACGAACTGCGCGAGGCCGCGGACGACCTGGGCGTGAACCTGGTCGCGTACTCGCCGCTCGCCCGCGGCGAGGTGTTCGACGTCCCGGAGATCGAGGAGGTCGCGGAGAAACACGACGCCAGCCCCGCGCAGGTGAGCCTCGCGTGGCTCCGCGAGAAAGGCGTCACGGCGATCCCGAAGGCGACGAGCGAGGCACACATCCGCGACAACTGGGGGAGCCTCGCGCTGGACCTGGACGCCGAGGACGTCGAGACCATCGACGGGATCGACGAGCGGCAGCGGCAGGTCGACCCGGGCTTCGCGCCCTGGTAG
- a CDS encoding ABC transporter permease, which translates to MPSEPTTSTIPQSSPAPSPTADAGGWLRQARAFTERYLRVLVRNRIVLFWAVGFPVAFYLLTVELFLDMGGAPADVVAATKAVTAVSYGVFGAVVVCLSAFATHLVEDMDAGRYGQFRSLPLSPSADLCGRLLAGYLLALLSLGSVLAVGVVTGAAFTLRSALSVPLVLAVFAGFAVTWMTLAVAVAVVVTDENYANIVAVSVAVVSYFVTGYNGTQVAMFAGDPALLNALPNTLAARVICYHLVDVADWSQAGLAPPAMPSGPGALAVLAGYGAVALLAGVAIVRAVVYDRGVVA; encoded by the coding sequence ATGCCGAGCGAACCCACGACCTCCACGATACCGCAGTCGTCGCCCGCGCCGTCCCCGACCGCCGACGCCGGCGGATGGCTCCGGCAGGCGCGTGCGTTCACCGAGCGCTACCTCCGGGTGCTCGTCCGGAACCGGATCGTCCTGTTCTGGGCGGTCGGCTTCCCGGTCGCGTTCTACCTGCTGACCGTCGAACTGTTCCTCGACATGGGCGGGGCCCCGGCGGACGTGGTCGCCGCGACGAAGGCCGTCACGGCGGTCAGCTACGGCGTCTTCGGTGCGGTGGTCGTCTGCCTCTCGGCGTTCGCGACCCACCTCGTCGAGGACATGGACGCGGGGCGGTACGGGCAGTTCCGGTCGCTCCCGCTGTCGCCGAGCGCGGACCTCTGTGGCCGCCTGCTCGCCGGATACCTGCTGGCGCTGCTCTCGCTGGGGTCGGTGCTGGCCGTCGGCGTCGTCACCGGGGCGGCGTTCACGCTCCGGTCGGCGCTGTCGGTCCCGCTCGTCCTCGCCGTGTTCGCGGGCTTCGCCGTCACGTGGATGACGCTCGCCGTGGCGGTGGCCGTCGTCGTCACCGACGAGAACTACGCGAACATCGTCGCCGTCAGCGTCGCGGTGGTGTCGTACTTCGTCACCGGCTACAACGGGACGCAGGTCGCGATGTTCGCGGGCGACCCGGCCCTGCTGAACGCCCTGCCGAACACGCTCGCGGCGCGGGTGATCTGCTATCACCTGGTCGACGTCGCCGACTGGAGCCAGGCGGGCCTCGCGCCGCCGGCGATGCCGAGCGGCCCCGGCGCGCTCGCCGTCCTCGCCGGCTACGGGGCCGTCGCCCTCCTCGCCGGCGTCGCCATCGTCCGCGCCGTCGTCTACGACCGGGGGGTGGTCGCGTGA